The following coding sequences lie in one Streptomyces sp. NBC_00510 genomic window:
- a CDS encoding transglycosylase family protein, protein MPVRPVRGRHRRPQPPSRLSPVSVAVTAASGAGLALPLVAATGAGAATTGTWDKVAQCESSGRWHINTGNGYYGGLQFAQSTWKAYGGGKFAARADLATRSEQMAIAERVLDGQGPGAWPVCSQRAGLSRGGPQAQDPPRRAAAPAKKTERKEKPGTDRHPAARDDSYTVVSGDTLSGIADEQDVHGGWQRLYAVNRRVVGADPDLILPGQELSVPGAEPAKDPKPAKASKPAKSAKSGKPATSATSAKPAKTSKTSKTSKTSKTAKSARTAERQAAPASAAQAFVAPVGGALGTPYHRSGSHWASGYHTGQDFAVPTGTSVKAVAAGTVVEAGWGGAYGYQVVIRHHDGMYTQYGHLSSLTVRTGQTVAAGRQVGRSGSTGNTTGPHLHFEVRTGEGYGSDVDPVAYLRRHGVRL, encoded by the coding sequence ATGCCCGTACGGCCCGTGCGCGGTCGCCACCGCAGACCCCAGCCGCCGAGCCGGCTCTCGCCGGTGTCGGTCGCCGTCACCGCCGCCTCCGGCGCGGGACTCGCGCTGCCGCTGGTCGCGGCCACGGGCGCGGGCGCGGCCACGACCGGCACGTGGGACAAGGTCGCCCAGTGCGAGAGCAGCGGCCGGTGGCACATCAACACCGGCAACGGCTACTACGGCGGGCTGCAGTTCGCCCAGTCGACCTGGAAGGCCTACGGCGGTGGGAAGTTCGCCGCCCGGGCCGACCTGGCGACCAGGTCAGAGCAGATGGCGATAGCCGAACGGGTCCTGGACGGGCAGGGTCCCGGGGCGTGGCCCGTCTGCTCGCAGCGCGCCGGGCTCTCCCGGGGCGGGCCGCAGGCGCAGGACCCGCCGCGACGTGCGGCGGCCCCGGCGAAGAAGACCGAACGCAAGGAGAAGCCCGGGACGGACCGTCACCCCGCGGCGCGGGACGACTCCTACACGGTCGTCAGCGGGGACACGCTCTCCGGGATCGCCGACGAGCAGGACGTCCACGGCGGCTGGCAGCGGCTCTACGCCGTGAACCGCCGGGTCGTCGGAGCCGACCCCGACCTCATCCTCCCCGGACAGGAACTGTCCGTGCCGGGAGCGGAGCCCGCGAAGGACCCCAAGCCGGCGAAGGCTTCCAAGCCCGCGAAGTCCGCGAAGTCCGGCAAGCCGGCCACGTCGGCCACGTCGGCCAAGCCCGCGAAGACCTCGAAGACCTCGAAGACCTCGAAGACCTCGAAGACCGCCAAGAGCGCGAGGACCGCCGAGCGGCAGGCCGCACCCGCCTCCGCCGCGCAGGCGTTCGTCGCGCCGGTCGGCGGAGCGCTCGGCACCCCGTACCACCGCAGCGGATCCCACTGGGCCAGCGGCTACCACACCGGCCAGGACTTCGCCGTGCCCACCGGCACCTCCGTCAAGGCGGTCGCCGCGGGCACCGTCGTCGAGGCCGGCTGGGGCGGCGCCTACGGCTACCAGGTCGTGATCCGGCACCACGACGGCATGTACACCCAGTACGGCCACCTGTCCTCGCTGACCGTACGGACCGGCCAGACCGTGGCCGCGGGCCGCCAGGTCGGGCGCTCGGGCTCCACGGGCAACACCACCGGCCCGCACCTGCACTTCGAGGTGCGCACGGGCGAGGGCTACGGCTCGGACGTCGACCCTGTCGCCTACCTGCGGCGGCACGGGGTCCGGCTCTAG
- a CDS encoding 4'-phosphopantetheinyl transferase superfamily protein — translation MTLVPERFSVAAAARRLPPPGPGEPPRLCLVDTAANAAAAVHLAPGLLDREERERATAFHFDRDRTSYVTAHVALRLLLAAYLGTPPGKVPLTRETCPACGGPHGRPAVEGGAPHFSLSHSRELTLLAFAATPVGVDVEALPGQEAVDGVWRSLHPAEVDELGGLPAVERREAFARAWARKEAYLKGLGTGLARDPSEDYVGSGPAPAAGPEGWSLSDVAVGEGHRAAVAVRLG, via the coding sequence GTGACGCTGGTCCCGGAGCGGTTCAGCGTGGCGGCGGCGGCCCGGCGCCTGCCCCCGCCGGGGCCCGGTGAACCCCCGCGGCTGTGCCTGGTGGACACGGCGGCGAACGCGGCCGCCGCCGTCCACCTCGCGCCCGGGCTGCTGGACCGGGAGGAGCGCGAGCGGGCCACGGCCTTCCACTTCGACCGTGACCGCACCAGCTACGTCACCGCGCACGTGGCGCTGCGCCTGCTGCTGGCGGCGTACCTGGGGACCCCGCCCGGCAAGGTGCCGCTGACCCGGGAGACCTGCCCGGCCTGCGGCGGCCCGCACGGCCGGCCCGCGGTCGAGGGCGGCGCGCCGCACTTCTCGCTCTCGCACTCCCGGGAGCTGACGCTGCTGGCCTTCGCCGCGACCCCGGTGGGGGTGGACGTGGAGGCGCTGCCCGGTCAGGAGGCCGTCGACGGCGTGTGGCGCTCGCTGCACCCGGCGGAGGTGGACGAGCTGGGCGGGCTGCCGGCGGTGGAGCGCCGCGAGGCCTTCGCGCGGGCGTGGGCACGCAAGGAGGCGTACCTGAAGGGCCTGGGGACGGGCCTGGCCAGGGACCCGTCCGAGGACTACGTGGGCTCCGGACCCGCACCCGCCGCGGGCCCCGAGGGCTGGTCGCTCTCCGACGTCGCCGTCGGGGAGGGCCACCGCGCGGCCGTCGCCGTACGCCTGGGCTGA
- a CDS encoding RidA family protein: protein MAHLTHVTAPEGVPPGTGYSHVVWGEGRFVAVSGQIAVDERGELVGPGDPAAQARQVFGNLDRCLTAARAGWGDVVKLTFFVTDVAFLPAVREARDAYVDTERPPASSAVQVAALIRPELLLEVEAFAIVPAGSTAPAARP, encoded by the coding sequence ATGGCGCACCTCACCCACGTCACCGCTCCGGAGGGTGTCCCGCCGGGCACCGGTTACAGCCACGTCGTGTGGGGCGAGGGCCGGTTCGTCGCCGTCTCGGGCCAGATCGCGGTGGACGAGCGGGGTGAGCTCGTCGGGCCGGGCGACCCGGCGGCGCAGGCGCGCCAGGTCTTCGGCAACCTCGACCGCTGCCTCACGGCCGCGAGGGCGGGCTGGGGCGACGTGGTCAAGCTGACCTTCTTCGTCACCGACGTCGCCTTCCTGCCCGCGGTCCGCGAGGCGCGCGACGCGTACGTCGACACCGAGCGGCCCCCGGCCAGCTCGGCGGTCCAGGTGGCCGCGCTCATCCGGCCCGAACTGCTGCTGGAGGTCGAGGCGTTCGCGATCGTCCCGGCCGGATCCACGGCCCCGGCGGCCCGGCCGTGA
- a CDS encoding thioesterase family protein has protein sequence MPASITDTDTDTDTDTEDTTGTVRIDRSWWSWNGAQGGYVAALALTAMRDDLAVRTGERLPVRTLGAHFLAPVDERPLRLAATPLREGRRTSVSSVTALQDGAAALTGTAVFGRSEPGPAHTGTPAPDVPAPGACPPLTLPRSLAAFAAHLEIRPAGDARPLAGGERAELFAWMRFADGRPLDPQALVVLADALPPALFAVWTEPRPVPTAELTVHFTDVLDAAPAQGWVLVRSRTEHAGGGWAVEDSAVWTEDGLLLALARQARAVREFRPGRQG, from the coding sequence ATGCCCGCCTCGATCACGGACACGGACACGGACACGGACACGGATACCGAGGACACCACCGGCACCGTCCGCATCGACCGCTCCTGGTGGTCCTGGAACGGGGCGCAGGGAGGCTACGTCGCGGCCCTCGCGCTGACCGCCATGCGCGACGACCTGGCCGTGCGGACGGGGGAGCGCCTCCCGGTCCGCACGCTGGGCGCGCACTTCCTGGCCCCCGTCGACGAGCGCCCGCTGCGGCTGGCGGCGACCCCCCTGCGCGAGGGGCGCCGTACGTCCGTGTCCTCGGTCACCGCCCTGCAGGACGGTGCCGCCGCGCTCACCGGCACCGCCGTGTTCGGACGGAGCGAACCCGGCCCCGCCCACACCGGCACGCCCGCGCCCGACGTCCCCGCGCCCGGCGCCTGCCCGCCGCTCACCCTGCCGCGTTCGCTGGCGGCGTTCGCCGCCCACCTGGAGATCCGCCCGGCCGGCGACGCGCGCCCCCTGGCCGGCGGGGAGCGCGCCGAACTATTCGCCTGGATGCGGTTCGCCGACGGGCGGCCGCTGGACCCGCAGGCGCTGGTCGTCCTCGCCGACGCCCTGCCGCCCGCGCTGTTCGCGGTGTGGACCGAGCCCCGCCCCGTGCCGACGGCCGAACTGACCGTGCACTTCACCGACGTCCTGGACGCCGCGCCCGCGCAGGGCTGGGTCCTGGTCCGCAGCCGCACCGAACACGCGGGCGGCGGCTGGGCCGTGGAGGACAGCGCCGTGTGGACCGAGGACGGCCTGCTGCTCGCGCTCGCCCGTCAGGCCCGCGCCGTACGCGAGTTCCGCCCCGGCCGGCAGGGCTGA
- a CDS encoding pentapeptide repeat-containing protein, whose product MTFKAPQSLSELPYAEALEPFDEPGLGVEERYDTVHFDGLTFGEQDAGGAVFLECAVTDTVFEGGSLRRARFNEVWLQGDRFVGTSAAETNWMDATADSCVLAGVEAFGAVLRRVAFRRCKFDSVNLRSARLHEVVFEDCVLRDVDLGGARLKDVSFPGTALERLRLGRAELDATDLRGATRLDLADGHDSLRGAVIGSAQLLDLAPALAAALGIVVRDGTDDGPRRPRRR is encoded by the coding sequence ATGACCTTCAAGGCACCGCAGTCCCTGTCCGAGCTGCCGTACGCGGAGGCGCTGGAGCCGTTCGACGAGCCCGGACTGGGCGTCGAGGAGCGGTACGACACCGTCCACTTCGACGGACTCACCTTCGGCGAACAGGACGCCGGCGGCGCCGTCTTCCTGGAGTGCGCGGTCACCGACACCGTCTTCGAGGGCGGCAGCCTGCGCCGGGCGCGCTTCAACGAGGTCTGGCTGCAGGGCGACCGCTTCGTCGGCACCTCGGCGGCCGAGACGAACTGGATGGACGCCACCGCCGACTCCTGCGTGCTCGCCGGGGTCGAGGCCTTCGGCGCGGTGCTGCGGCGGGTGGCCTTCCGGCGCTGCAAGTTCGACTCCGTCAACCTGCGCTCGGCCCGGCTGCACGAGGTCGTCTTCGAGGACTGCGTGCTGCGCGACGTCGACCTCGGCGGCGCCCGCCTGAAGGACGTCTCCTTCCCCGGCACCGCCCTGGAACGCCTGCGGCTCGGCCGTGCCGAACTCGACGCCACGGACCTGCGCGGCGCCACCCGCCTCGACCTCGCCGACGGGCACGACTCGCTGCGCGGCGCCGTCATCGGCAGCGCCCAGCTGCTCGACCTGGCCCCGGCCCTGGCGGCCGCGCTGGGCATCGTCGTCCGGGACGGAACGGACGACGGCCCCCGCCGTCCCCGGCGGCGCTGA
- a CDS encoding DUF6296 family protein, with the protein MSHAETYDLTFPVSGDTVVVKRTERKGAGGHPVYSDDTGIVQAEISDRGEVRMLATGGHQHHDVPSRATPH; encoded by the coding sequence ATGAGTCATGCCGAAACCTACGATCTGACCTTCCCCGTCTCCGGCGACACCGTGGTCGTCAAGCGCACCGAGCGCAAGGGTGCCGGGGGGCACCCGGTGTACAGCGACGACACCGGCATCGTCCAGGCGGAGATCAGCGACCGGGGGGAGGTCCGCATGCTCGCGACGGGCGGGCACCAGCACCACGACGTCCCCTCGCGGGCGACGCCGCACTGA
- a CDS encoding SRPBCC family protein, with amino-acid sequence MSRLEEQIDLNVPTEVAWQHLHRLEEYPQFVAGVREAGATGDGKARLGVSGAGGGLLDAEFSDRTKARSDTREMTWRTSGGAEITGTCSVLPIDEQHSRVQVRMEYDPAEIRDAFGGPKGFAQVSAIERTVRDDLERFKDLVEREH; translated from the coding sequence ATGAGCAGACTCGAAGAGCAGATCGACCTGAACGTGCCGACCGAGGTGGCGTGGCAGCACCTGCACCGCCTGGAGGAGTACCCGCAGTTCGTCGCGGGTGTCCGGGAGGCCGGCGCCACCGGGGACGGCAAGGCCCGGCTCGGCGTGTCGGGGGCCGGTGGCGGCTTGCTCGACGCGGAGTTCTCCGACCGCACCAAGGCCCGGAGCGACACCCGGGAGATGACCTGGCGCACCAGCGGCGGTGCCGAGATCACCGGGACGTGCTCGGTCCTCCCGATCGACGAGCAGCACAGCCGCGTCCAGGTACGCATGGAGTACGACCCCGCCGAGATCCGCGACGCCTTCGGCGGCCCCAAGGGCTTCGCCCAGGTCAGCGCGATCGAGCGCACGGTCCGTGACGACCTCGAGCGCTTCAAGGACCTCGTCGAGCGCGAGCACTAG
- a CDS encoding ATP-grasp domain-containing protein: MATTQVMRMLRGNPDSVDVRVYGSNVDPSAPALAACDVAEVEPRHVGDDAYAEFALDFCRRHGIDVLVPPRRLTALAGRAGDFAAAGTRLMCSPPASIKVLTSKSRTYQEALAAGIPVPPWRVVRDADGLRDAVDELAATGETLCIKPAGEYSAFGFRILEDRPMDIRDLLAPARPMASVDAVAQAMKRAADEGEHVPSMIVMPYLEGPEVSVDCLSAPGGELLAAIPRAKEGRYRLLLDDPAITEIARRLVGHFGLAYLSNVQLRHRKGEPVLLEANPRPSAGIFQTAFTGVNLPWAAVRLLTQGDAGLRTAPRLGGRVAVTEAVTEVPDVPRLPDVPEVNVA; this comes from the coding sequence GTGGCCACCACCCAGGTGATGCGGATGCTGCGCGGCAACCCCGACTCCGTGGACGTCCGCGTCTACGGGAGCAATGTCGATCCCTCGGCACCCGCCCTGGCCGCCTGCGACGTGGCCGAGGTGGAGCCCCGCCACGTCGGCGACGACGCGTACGCCGAATTCGCCCTCGACTTCTGCCGCAGGCACGGCATCGACGTCCTCGTCCCGCCGCGCCGGCTGACCGCGCTCGCCGGGCGGGCCGGTGACTTCGCCGCCGCGGGCACCCGGCTGATGTGCTCGCCACCGGCCTCGATCAAGGTGCTGACCAGCAAGAGCCGTACGTACCAGGAGGCGCTCGCCGCCGGCATCCCCGTGCCGCCGTGGCGGGTGGTCCGGGACGCCGACGGCCTGCGGGACGCGGTGGACGAGCTCGCCGCGACCGGCGAGACCCTCTGCATCAAGCCCGCCGGGGAGTACTCGGCCTTCGGCTTCCGCATCCTGGAAGACCGGCCGATGGACATCCGTGACCTGCTCGCCCCCGCCAGGCCGATGGCCTCGGTCGACGCGGTCGCCCAGGCGATGAAGCGGGCCGCCGACGAGGGCGAGCACGTGCCCAGCATGATCGTCATGCCGTACCTGGAAGGCCCCGAGGTCAGCGTCGACTGCCTGTCCGCCCCGGGCGGGGAACTGCTCGCCGCGATCCCCAGGGCCAAGGAGGGCCGCTACCGGCTCCTGCTGGACGACCCCGCCATCACGGAGATCGCCCGTCGCCTCGTCGGGCACTTCGGCCTCGCCTACCTCTCCAATGTGCAGCTGCGCCACCGCAAGGGCGAGCCCGTGCTCCTGGAAGCGAACCCGCGCCCCTCCGCCGGGATCTTCCAGACCGCCTTCACCGGCGTGAACCTGCCCTGGGCCGCCGTCCGCCTGCTCACCCAGGGTGACGCCGGGCTCCGCACCGCCCCCCGCCTCGGCGGCCGCGTCGCCGTGACGGAAGCGGTCACCGAGGTCCCGGACGTCCCTCGCCTCCCTGACGTCCCGGAGGTCAACGTGGCGTGA
- a CDS encoding pyridoxamine 5'-phosphate oxidase family protein has protein sequence MGKTYEHIDGRLRAFIEEQKVFFTATAPLSGDGHVNVSPKGLDGSFALLDDRTFAYADLGGSGAETIAHLRENGRITLMWCAFTGPPTIVRVHGRGEPVFRDDPRWDDLLPHFSDDIRKRTDLRAVIGVTAERISDSCGFAVPFLDFREERPLHTQRFSRETEESFSDYCVGKPHVAVSLDGLPGLPLPLPPRTS, from the coding sequence ATGGGAAAGACGTACGAACACATCGACGGGCGCCTGCGCGCGTTCATCGAGGAGCAGAAGGTCTTCTTCACCGCCACCGCGCCCCTGTCCGGCGACGGGCACGTCAACGTGTCGCCCAAGGGCCTCGACGGTTCCTTCGCCCTCCTCGACGATCGCACCTTCGCCTACGCCGACCTCGGCGGCAGTGGCGCCGAGACCATCGCCCACCTGCGGGAGAACGGACGCATCACGCTGATGTGGTGCGCCTTCACCGGGCCGCCGACCATCGTGCGGGTGCACGGACGCGGCGAGCCCGTCTTCCGCGACGACCCGCGCTGGGACGACCTGCTCCCGCACTTCTCCGACGACATCCGGAAGCGCACCGACCTGCGCGCCGTCATCGGCGTCACCGCCGAACGCATCAGTGACAGCTGCGGATTCGCCGTCCCCTTCCTGGACTTCCGGGAGGAACGGCCCCTGCACACCCAGCGCTTCTCCCGCGAGACCGAGGAGTCCTTCAGCGACTACTGCGTGGGCAAGCCGCACGTCGCGGTCAGCCTCGACGGCCTGCCGGGCCTGCCGCTCCCGCTGCCGCCCCGCACGTCCTGA
- a CDS encoding alpha/beta hydrolase has translation MAGPSAPAPLNRRRIARAGALVAALASTALAAAPALASSAADGAAAGGGARPTVVLVHGAFADASSWTPVVERLENAGYTVVAPANPLRGLAGDSTYVASVLKSIDGPIVLAGHSYGGAVISGAAAGNPNVKALVYVSAFMPDAGETLGALSAKFAPSDLASAQRTVPYRDGSGSGTDIYIRDSVFRKVFAADLPVAATRLMSAEQRPVALRAFIDKAPGAAWRTIPSWALVASADHAINPALERFEAKRAGSHTVEVDSSHVAMLSHPDAVVRMIREAADSTASGSEGGPALADTGPRDEVLTSVGGVASVALVSGAVLVAAVRRFRR, from the coding sequence ATGGCTGGGCCGTCCGCCCCCGCTCCGCTGAACCGACGTCGCATAGCCCGCGCGGGAGCGCTCGTCGCGGCGCTCGCCTCGACGGCGCTCGCCGCCGCCCCCGCCCTCGCCTCGTCGGCCGCCGACGGCGCCGCCGCGGGCGGCGGGGCCCGGCCGACCGTGGTGCTGGTGCACGGCGCCTTCGCCGACGCGTCGAGCTGGACCCCGGTCGTCGAGCGCCTCGAGAACGCCGGCTACACGGTCGTCGCCCCCGCCAACCCGCTGCGGGGGCTGGCCGGCGACTCCACCTACGTGGCCAGTGTGCTGAAGAGCATCGACGGCCCGATCGTGCTCGCGGGCCACTCCTACGGCGGCGCGGTGATCAGCGGCGCCGCGGCGGGGAACCCGAACGTCAAGGCACTGGTCTACGTCTCGGCGTTCATGCCGGACGCGGGGGAGACCCTGGGCGCGCTCTCGGCCAAGTTCGCGCCGAGCGACCTCGCCTCGGCGCAGCGTACCGTGCCGTACCGGGACGGGTCGGGCAGCGGCACGGACATCTACATCCGCGACTCCGTCTTCCGCAAGGTCTTCGCCGCGGACCTGCCCGTGGCGGCGACCCGGCTGATGTCCGCCGAGCAACGGCCGGTCGCACTACGGGCGTTCATCGACAAGGCGCCCGGCGCGGCGTGGCGGACCATCCCCTCGTGGGCGCTGGTCGCCTCCGCCGACCACGCCATCAACCCGGCGCTGGAGCGCTTCGAGGCCAAGCGGGCGGGCTCGCACACCGTCGAGGTCGACTCCTCGCACGTCGCGATGCTCTCCCACCCCGACGCCGTCGTGCGCATGATCCGCGAGGCCGCCGACAGCACCGCGTCCGGATCCGAAGGCGGTCCCGCGCTCGCCGACACCGGCCCCCGGGACGAGGTCCTCACCAGCGTGGGCGGCGTCGCGAGCGTCGCCCTCGTGTCCGGCGCGGTCCTCGTCGCGGCGGTGCGGCGCTTCCGCCGCTGA